The Flavobacterium sp. CBA20B-1 genome includes the window TTGCTGAACGATTAGGTATTGGTTGGTGGATTACATCAGCTTTAGAAAGCAATATTGGTTTAAATGCAATTGCTCAGTTTACTTTTACGTTAGAAAACAAAATGCCACAAGGTTTAGGAACAGGCGGTTTGTTTACCAATAATTTTGAAAGTAATTTATATGTAAAAAACGGACATTTGTGGTTTGATGATGCAATTGATGTTTCTATCGAAAACATCTTAAATCAATTAAAAAAGGAATAGTTTTTTTGCACCTAATTACGCAATATAAAGAAGCAATGTGCTTTCTGTATCGCTGATTGTTGATTCAAAGTAAATAGTTCGATCTTTTAAAAAGCTGATTTGTTCTTTATTTAAGACAATAGGTTTGCTTAGCCAAATTTTGTAGATGGTTTTGTGGTTTTTCTTATAAATGGATAGAAAACATGTTAGATTTTCTTTAAACTTCACTCGATCGATGAATTTGCGGGTAAAAAGTGTAATGCGCAACAAAGTTTTAAACTCCACGTCGTTTAAAATAATTTTATGATCGATAAATGTTTCCATCTTTATAAAATCTGAATAATGGTTTTTAATATCATTGATGATGTAATTAAGATCCACAATATGGTATTCAGTAGCCGAAATGATGTGAGAAATACGGCGCGATTCGTCTTCAATCTCCTTAATTTTATTCTGTAAAAGGTTTAAATCGGGTTGAGGATCGTTAAAATAAATCATTAAATCATCTATTTTACTAATGGTTTTAGTATAGATGAGCTGCTTGGTGTTGTTGTTTTCTTTTAAAATAGACGCATCCATTTGTTCTTTAATATCAATCAGATATTTATACATTTTTGTTTTTTCATCTAAATAATCTCGGTGTTTGTGTGCCAATTGTTTCATATTTACGTTTCGATAAATAAAATAATAAAGCACCATGGAAAACAGCACCAAAAAGGTAAAAGCTATGATATTCAAATTGCGTTTTTGAATGTTTTGTTGTTCTGATTTTAATGAAAACGTGTTTGAATTATTGCTGAAAATAAAATCATCAATATAGTTTTTATAGGAAAGCAGCGAATCGTTCATTTTTATATAGTCTGCCATATATTTTTTCGAAAGCGCTTTGTCTGTCACGATTAGCTGCTCTAAAATGTGGTGTTCATACATGAAATTGTTGGTTTCGCGACTAATTTCCAATGCTTTCAAATAATTGCTGTAAACGGAATCTTTTGTTTGTAGCTTTTGAAAGTATTTTGCTTTTAAATAGTAATACAAAGCTTCGGTTTCTTTGGTGGGAATAGAGGCCAAATGCGCTTTGTATAGATCAAAATCTTTTTGAATACGGGCATCTGGATTGTTTATTTTTGCAAAAATGGTGTAGAATAAATTGGTAAAAAAAACATCTTCGCTGGTGCGTTTTTCTTTTAATAACTGCTCAATGCGTTGGCCGGTGCGCATAACTACATCATCATGCTGTGCTTTTCGCATTAAAAATTTACTGATTTCGCTGGTTAAATAGTTTTCTAAAAATGGATTTTTATCTAGAATTTCATCAAAAGAAGCTTTGTTTTCTATATAAAACTGCATTTTTTGGTTGTAATCCAATGAATCATGCTGTTGTAAAAGCGGCAAACTAAAAACATCTACATACAATTTTTGCAACTGTTTATCTTTCAGCCTTAAATTTTCTGCTTTTTCAAGCTCGATTCTAGACTGGGTTAAAAGTTCTAAACGGTTGGTAATGGCAACTTTTCTTATGGAGTTAAAAAAGCGTTTTTCGCTGTTGTTTTTAAACAAATTCTGAGCCAGGGTTAAGTAGTAATAAGCACTGTCGTACTTGGTGTTTTTAACCAAATAATCGCTGTACAGTTGATGGTTAATGCCCAACAAAATGCTATCACCTTCTTGTTGATATAAAGAGTGTAATTTTTTTAAATTGTTTGGATGCGCAGCATATTCACGGTTGTATTTTTTGCGCATAGTGATGCTATCAATTTTGTAATTGCCGGTATAATGCACTTTTTTCTCTCTGCAATTAGTCAGCATTGCAAGCATTCCTACGAAAATAAATACTTTAATGAATTGGTGCATGGCTTAAAATTTAACAGTTATAATAAATCGCATACCGTTATTATTTTCCATTTTAAAATCGGCATCAATTTCTTTTAATCGGTTGGAAATATTGCTTATTCCCAAACCTTTCTTGGCAGTTTTTGTAAAGCCTTTACCATTGTCGGTTACGACTAACTTTACATGTTCGCCTTCTTTAAAAATCTGAATTTTTGCTTTAGTTGCCGAAGAATGTTTGTGAATATTTTGCAGTAATTCCTGCAATACCCGATACAAATGAAAGCGCACTTTTGGATGCGTTTTGAACCATTCTATGGATTGATCAAACTCATATTGAAAAGAAATAAAATTATTTGGTTGATTTTCAATTAATTCAATCAGCATTTTGTGAAATGAATCTTTTTCAAACAAATTGTTTATTTCACTGTAATTATCACAAATTCCGATCAAGGTTTTTTTCACATCTAGGAGGGTATTTGCAGCAACAGCCAAGCTATTCGGATTCATATAATCTTTATGCAAAGAAAAACGGGTTGAAAATAATTTGTTCACGATATTGTCATGCAATTCCATGAAAATCTGCTTTTTGCTTTCATTCAGCTTGTTTTCAATTGCATTTTTATAGTTCAATGTTACTTCTAATGCTTGGGTATCTTGTTCGATATAATTATTTTTTAGTTTTATTTTCTTTAGATTTATCTTTTGTATAATGTTGAAAATCACTAATAAAACCAAGAGCGAAACCGTTAAAATGGTGGCAACCACAAAATATATTTCTCGTTTCAATTGTGCATTTTTCCGAAGCAAAACATGGTTTTCATAAACCACTTTTTGGTTCACCAATAATTTTTGATCGTTTTCTTTTTTTATTTTTCCCACAACATCCAAATAATGTTGATTAATGGCAACCGAACACGAATCTGAATGTTGAATCAATTGTTCTAAAACACGTTTTTCTAAAAATACATTTTGATATTTTTGCTTATTTTCAATCAAAAGATTTTTTTGAAATTCTTTTGCCGCCACAGTATCTTTCTTAATTTTTACGAGGTAATCACTGATAACGGTGTAATTTAATTGCAATACCGGAATGCTGAACAAAAATTCTTTTTCGTTTTTTAACTGGTTCAAATAAAAATCTAAACTGTCTAAATCGTTGGCTTCAATTTTGTGTAAAATTAAATTATGCAACGTATTCAGTTGATGAATTTTTTTGTTTTTACCACTGCTTTTACTATTGACATGATATGTTAGTGCTAATTTTTTTATGGCTTGGGTGTAATCGGTAGTTCCAATTTTACTTTCCACCACCACAAAATGATTGGCATATCGGCTTTCAATGAGTTTAATTTTTTCTTGATGAATCAGCTTTGTATTGAAATATTCAGCTACCGATTCATAATTTTTAAGCGCTTTAAAGGCTTCTTGAAATTTTTTTTGTTGCCAATGAATGTTACTGATTAAAAGTAGGGTAGAGGCTTTCTCAAAAGCATATTCATTGTTATTAGTACCCAAATTTTCAATGGATTTGTAGGCATAATTTTCCGCCAACTGAAAATATTGCAAATAAAAATAATATTCAGCAATCAAATAATTGGTCAAGTAGGCATCATAAAGTGAATTGTTGTTTTCAAAATAATTTGCCGCACTGAACAGCGTTTTGTAACGTTCTTTACTTACAGAGTGGTGCGCTGTTAAGGCTATTTGTAGATTATTTGCCCGAAATATTGCAAGTGAATCAGTATTTTTGAAAGCTGTTTCTTCAAAATAATTTATTTTTAAGGCAGCATTTTTTGAATTTTCAGCAAAGTTGATATCATATAGTAGATCATAATACAAATCATCTAACGAAAAATCGGTATAGTTTTTATTGGTGATTTGCGTGTGAATTTTTACATGGTCGTATACATTAGGTTGCTTTTTACATGAAAAAACAACAATTAATAAAATTACCGTTGCAATAAAACGAACTATACGCACCTTACCATTTTTAAATCCAAATGTAACAAAAATATGTGCTTTTATGGAATTTATTTGTTTTCATTGAACGAATTTGGAAGTAATTCAGGTAATAATTTAATAAGAATTGGCAAAAGTAAACTGCCGCCCGGAATTAAAAATATAGTAAACGCAGGTACTGTTTTACCCAGTTCAATAAACTGATTTTTAAGCTGTTGCTTTTCTTTTTTAGAAAGATTACTGTATGTGGCTTTAACAAGAAGTTGCATAAGTAATTTGTTGTTTTCCAATTCTTTAATTAAGCTTTTCTTGTTTCTTTTAATAAATAAAGCAACGCTTTTATTGGTGTTTTTGTACAGCTTTTTTAAAGGATGCGAAAACTGAAAATAGGGAATTTCTTGTTTGTGTGCGTTGATGAATTCCAACATAAATCGCAGTGCTTTTTTAGTGACTACTTTTTGCAGTTCCAATTTTTTGTTGAGTTCTAGTATAAATTTAAACTCTTTACGATCGATTTTTTCATCGTTCCATAAAACCATTAGCGCAATATCTGCCAAGTAACTTTTGCCATAAAAAGTTTTAATATTTTGTGTGTTTAAGGCTAAAAGATCAGGGGTAAATTGTGCTTTGTCAACATATTTCAAAGAGGTTTGCATGATTTGCTGTATCTTTTGGTCGTATTTAGTTACATTCTGTTTTTGATGAAAACTAATCACCACCAAATGCGAAATAGTGTGTTCTAAGTAGTGGTAATAATTCAGAATTTCAGTTTCATTCATCAAAAATCGTCTAAAACACAAAACATCTGTAAATATTAAAAAGTTTGATAAATGCTCTGAAAATGTTTTGTTTAAATAATTAGCAGAACGATGTGTACGGTCATTTAAAATTTTTTCAAGTGAAGCAAATGCTTTTTTTGAGGGAAAGGTTATGAATGAAAAATAAGATTCGGTTTTGGCATTCTTTATTTTTGCATAAAAATCTTCGGCTTGTTTGGTAAATTCGTGAAAATCGGTTTGTTTTTTAGTAAGCACAAATGTTCCGTACAAAGCTTCTAAAAGCACAATTTTGGTGAATTCTTCTTGTGTAAGATCAAATGAATTAAAGATAGGTTGTATTGTTTTGGTCGTAAAACCATATACAAAGCCTGTTTCACGAATTGTTTCGTAAAATGTTTCTTCGCTAAATGCAGTAAAAAAAGATGGATTACTCAATTTAAAAAATTTAGTAATCCATAACTCTTTTGATGGGTTCATATACTTATTTCAATTCAAAAACTACATTTACATTGGTAGAAATTTCAATTTCGCCCACTGCCAATGTTTGATTCATGCCCGCTGATTCATCGGCCATTGCCGTTTTCATCATATATACGCGCGGATTATTGATTGACGATTGATCGTTAATAATTAATGCTTTACCAATATTCTGTCCCAAGGCAGCCGCATAGTCTTGTGCTTTTTTCTTGGCATCAAGCACGGCTTTTGCTCTAATTTCAGTAGCATACTTTTCAGTTTGGGTTGATTTGAATTCTACTCCGTTGATTGTATTTGCCCCAGCTTCCATTAAATCGGCCATTAATTTTTCATAATGATCTAAATTTCGCAACGTGATGGTAACTGTTTGGCTCGCTACGAAATAGTCTTTTTTCTCTTGATATTCTCTTGTTTTGTAAAGATTCACACGCTGTGTTTGATAATCTTTTTCGGCAATATTGCTTTTTTTGATTACTTGAATCATTTTGGCAATAATTTCATCGTTTTGTTTCTTTGCCTTTGCAGAATCCAGGTCTTTAATTTCTGCACCCATTGTAATAACTGCGTAATCTGGTTTAATTTTTATAGAACCTTCGCCGTTAACATTTACTTGAGGTGTGATGCTGTTGCTGTTGTTTTGTGCCATAGTAGTAAAAGTTACTAATACTAATGAGAATAAATAAAGAATCTTTTTCATTTTATTTTTTGTTTACAGTTATTAATGAAGCCATTTAAAGTTTTTTTCAATGGCCTTTATCATTTCCCCTGCAATATCCTTGCCAGTTGCACCCTCAATTCCTTCTAAACCTGGAGAAGAATTTACTTCTAAAAGCAAAGGTCCTTTGGCTGAGCGAATTATGTCAACTCCGGCAACTTTTAAATTCATGGCTTTTGCTGCTTTAATGGCAATTTTCTTTTCATCGGGCGTAACTTTTACAATCGATGCTTTTCCACCTAAATGAATGTTGGCTCTAAACTCTCCAGGCAAAGCTTCGCGCTGCATAGCTGCCACAACTTTTCCGTCAACCACAAATAAGCGCAAGTCTTTTCCGTTTGCTTCTTTTATAAATTCTTGAACCAAAATATTGGCTCCCACACTTTTAAAGGCATTAATTACCGATTCGGCTGCTTTTTTGGTTTCAGCCAAAACCACCCCTTTTCCTTGGGTCCCTTCTAAAAGCTTAACAATCAATGGCGAACCACCCACCATATTTATCAAATCGTTGGTATCTAAAGGCGAATTTGCAAAACCAGTTGTTGGAATGTCAACTCCGTGATTTAAAAGCATTTGCAAAGAATACAATTTGTCGCGCGATTGTGTGATTGATGCGGCATTGTTCAAACTATATACTTTTAACGACTCAAAATGACGGATTAAAGAGCAACCATAATAGGTCATACTTGGACGAATTCGAGGAATAACAGCGTCAAAATCATTTAAAATTCGACCGCCACGGTAGTGAATTTCCGGATGATCGGCATCTAATTTCATATAACAATGTTTAATGTTTAGAAAGTGCATTTCATGACCTCGTAATTCACCTGCTTCCATAATGCGTCGGTTGGAATACAGCTCTGGATTGCTTGCCAAAACACCAATTCGCAAACCTTTTTTATCACCCAAGTGCGATGTGCTGTAATATTCTTTTAGTTTTTCTGGGGTAACGATGCCAAATTTAAAATGCTCATCAGGATCCACAATGATTCTGCCCGTCATCGCCTCGCGGCCCAAAAGCATCCTAAAGCCCATAGAATCGCGGTTTGTTAAGGTAAGTTCAATATTCCATGACTGTTCTCCCAAGGAAAGCTCGGTTTGAATCACATATC containing:
- a CDS encoding LETM1-related biofilm-associated protein — its product is MNPSKELWITKFFKLSNPSFFTAFSEETFYETIRETGFVYGFTTKTIQPIFNSFDLTQEEFTKIVLLEALYGTFVLTKKQTDFHEFTKQAEDFYAKIKNAKTESYFSFITFPSKKAFASLEKILNDRTHRSANYLNKTFSEHLSNFLIFTDVLCFRRFLMNETEILNYYHYLEHTISHLVVISFHQKQNVTKYDQKIQQIMQTSLKYVDKAQFTPDLLALNTQNIKTFYGKSYLADIALMVLWNDEKIDRKEFKFILELNKKLELQKVVTKKALRFMLEFINAHKQEIPYFQFSHPLKKLYKNTNKSVALFIKRNKKSLIKELENNKLLMQLLVKATYSNLSKKEKQQLKNQFIELGKTVPAFTIFLIPGGSLLLPILIKLLPELLPNSFNENK
- the rimK gene encoding 30S ribosomal protein S6--L-glutamate ligase, which gives rise to MIDKIIVGSEEWCSLPNLKVPAIKVRVDSGAKTSALHAEQIVPFEKNGEKWVKFVIHPIQRSAKSTINCEAKVIDKRVVKSSTGTRESRYVIQTELSLGEQSWNIELTLTNRDSMGFRMLLGREAMTGRIIVDPDEHFKFGIVTPEKLKEYYSTSHLGDKKGLRIGVLASNPELYSNRRIMEAGELRGHEMHFLNIKHCYMKLDADHPEIHYRGGRILNDFDAVIPRIRPSMTYYGCSLIRHFESLKVYSLNNAASITQSRDKLYSLQMLLNHGVDIPTTGFANSPLDTNDLINMVGGSPLIVKLLEGTQGKGVVLAETKKAAESVINAFKSVGANILVQEFIKEANGKDLRLFVVDGKVVAAMQREALPGEFRANIHLGGKASIVKVTPDEKKIAIKAAKAMNLKVAGVDIIRSAKGPLLLEVNSSPGLEGIEGATGKDIAGEMIKAIEKNFKWLH
- a CDS encoding SIMPL domain-containing protein; this translates as MKKILYLFSLVLVTFTTMAQNNSNSITPQVNVNGEGSIKIKPDYAVITMGAEIKDLDSAKAKKQNDEIIAKMIQVIKKSNIAEKDYQTQRVNLYKTREYQEKKDYFVASQTVTITLRNLDHYEKLMADLMEAGANTINGVEFKSTQTEKYATEIRAKAVLDAKKKAQDYAAALGQNIGKALIINDQSSINNPRVYMMKTAMADESAGMNQTLAVGEIEISTNVNVVFELK
- a CDS encoding sensor histidine kinase; the protein is MRIVRFIATVILLIVVFSCKKQPNVYDHVKIHTQITNKNYTDFSLDDLYYDLLYDINFAENSKNAALKINYFEETAFKNTDSLAIFRANNLQIALTAHHSVSKERYKTLFSAANYFENNNSLYDAYLTNYLIAEYYFYLQYFQLAENYAYKSIENLGTNNNEYAFEKASTLLLISNIHWQQKKFQEAFKALKNYESVAEYFNTKLIHQEKIKLIESRYANHFVVVESKIGTTDYTQAIKKLALTYHVNSKSSGKNKKIHQLNTLHNLILHKIEANDLDSLDFYLNQLKNEKEFLFSIPVLQLNYTVISDYLVKIKKDTVAAKEFQKNLLIENKQKYQNVFLEKRVLEQLIQHSDSCSVAINQHYLDVVGKIKKENDQKLLVNQKVVYENHVLLRKNAQLKREIYFVVATILTVSLLVLLVIFNIIQKINLKKIKLKNNYIEQDTQALEVTLNYKNAIENKLNESKKQIFMELHDNIVNKLFSTRFSLHKDYMNPNSLAVAANTLLDVKKTLIGICDNYSEINNLFEKDSFHKMLIELIENQPNNFISFQYEFDQSIEWFKTHPKVRFHLYRVLQELLQNIHKHSSATKAKIQIFKEGEHVKLVVTDNGKGFTKTAKKGLGISNISNRLKEIDADFKMENNNGMRFIITVKF